GGCTTGAAATGTATTATAATTGGTCGATCTATAAGAAATAGATGTGAGGTGGTCGGCAATATCACTCTGACACTCAATTAGTTAGTTGACACTCAATTAATCAATTAAAGAGAATggttaatgtaatgtaatactttaaattaagagtaattgtataaaaattatatattttgatctCCATATTTAtctgtttttatattataagaagatCGAGTTAGCTATCACATTTTCAAAACAATCCGGTTAGTACAGATTAATAGTTATGGGATCTTGTGATTATAAATGTAATAAAGATTTATTAAATTGTCTTCTCTAATagtaattttctataaaatttcaTCCTATCAAAGAGAGAATTTCAATAAAAGACTATGAACTATGATGTTTTAGTCTTTTTTATTATCGGTAAAACTGAGTATTATTTTATTAGACTTTTAGCATGTGATATTGTCTTCGAgtgttaatttataatttattaatttattttggatgattattatattatatcaaatagtttaatttattactaactaaatatattaaaattttagtgattACGCAATAAATTTTCAtgatatgataaaattaattttatttaactttatttattgataaaaatttagaaatacatattacaatttaaaatatacTCAGTAATACATGTGATtagttctaattttttttaaaaaaatattaataatagaattagtttatgtttaattattattaaatttatgtatttaaatattaaatagataaaattttaataaattaattttaatgtagGGGTAAAAGTGTGTGTAAATGTGAAAGTGAAAAATCTCCCAAGACATGTAATTGATGACAATAACCTCACAACTTTGTCTCCTACTTTATGTGAAAAATTAAAGAGGGAGTAAAAATAAAGATTCCTTAAAGATAAAGGGCAGATATGAAAACGACGACATGGACAAAAAAGCCGGCAGTAAGCATTCTATTGTCTACTATATTATATTCTGTactattttcaaattattttataaattaattttatgaaataaatttaaatttttttttttattaatacaaaaGTATTTACACATAAAACGCCTAAACAAATTACGGAACGGAGGTATCTTCAGTTACACACTCCGCCGGAGTCAAACTCCACTGCTCCgcactcttctcttctctctttaAACCTTCgattcaattatttaaaattttcataaaggaGAGAAAGAAATCGTAAAATTAAAAGCTCTCAACACCTATGGAAAATAAAAATccaaatttaaagaaaatatgcaCTAACCCGTTAAAAAGGGCCCCACTTCATGTGTCCAAAAGCGAAGATTTCAAGACAATGGTGATGAGGACAAACTTTGACGTAAGGTGGAGCAAATAAGTTGCTGACTAGTGGGTCTTAAGCCATGCAATATTGTaccattttcttatattttagtAATGAGTTGGATAATTTTAGATactgatttaattaaatattaataaaataaatataaataatatataattaaatttaaaaattaatatataatgaatttaaattttatatattaattatttattatttgaatttgtttatataaataattaatttaatataaattatatattttatattaatatttgttAAAAAAGGGCGTGAGATGTGACGGTGGACAGATGGGCCTGTTGAGGTTGACACATGAATAACAAGCGTCTCTctttgtgtgtatatatatcaaAGGTTGAGTGGCAAATTTTAGGGTTCACTTGTCAAAGAGTTGGCTGCCATGGGAGGATACAAGCACTTGGTGATTTTTAGGTTTAAGGCAGGAGCTGAGGTAGAGGAGATTATGAAAGGCTTGGAGAAGCTGGTTTCTGAAACTGATCTTGTCAAGTCTTTTGAATGGTAACTATTCTTTAATCATTAATGTTTCTGTAAATTTCACCTAGAAAATcaagttttaattaatatacGTGTTTGTGTTTTTAACAGGGGAAGAGATTTGGACAACCCAGAGATTCTTACACAAGAGTTTACTCATGCTATTTCAATGACTTTTGACAAGAAACAAGATTATGATGCATTTCAAAACCTTCCTAGTCATATTGATTTTTCTCTTACATTTTCTACTGCTGTTCAGAAAATTGTTGTGCTTTGTTTCCCTTCTGTTCAGGTTAAACCAGCTGTTGCATGATCTATGAGATCTAGaaataatcagaaaaaaaaatttggtatttgtggtatttttattatatatatatataagattatGTGGGTATTATTAATTTCCTGCAACTAGATCTCTCATTGTAATTCACCATCAACTTTTGTATCAAGCAAATGTTCTGTTGTTGCATGTTCTTcattttgccttttttttttttttaatgaatagaCTGGCCACCCACTATTTTCGAGTTGATAAAAGAGAAATGATTTCAAGATTAAAGTAGATTCTCTACTATTCAGCTGATCTGATCATGCACCAAGGCCGAGAGCCCCACAGCAAATTTGTTTACCATTTGAAAAACCAAACCCGGAACTCAAGAACTTGAAATCCCATATTCATGCCTACTACTCGTTAATGATCTTGAAAAGCTTCACAAATGTTTTCATCCAAAAGATTTGAATTGTTCTTCAAGCATCACTGTAACATTATAGATGATTATAAGTGCAAATGAGTGCATCCAATTCAAGGAAATTTTCATGGAAAATACAAGCTGCCAAGAAAGCACACAAACAAACAACAGTTATGACAAAGCTTGATAGCTAGAATGGGACAAGCTCAGGCAGACTTGCAGAAATAACAAGAGAGCTAGAATCCATTATTGGAGTAACATTAACATCCAACAAAAAGAATCCAAAGTTGATCTTGAAACTTGTGCTGCAAATGATATAGTGCATTCATCTGTGTACCCACTAAATAATGCAGGGCAACTCTGCTGCATAATTGATAGTTTCTTCAGAAAGCCAGACTGAAGAGAAAATTTGAATATTGTATGAggaacaaatttaaaaataaaaggaaaattgaGGACCACCATTCTCAAGTAGTCAATCTATGAACCATCTCGTTAGATATCTTTGCTTGCTCATTAGAATAGAACTCGAAATGATTTAGTATTTGTAATCCTTCACATGAAGACTCTCTGCAGCACCTTCTCCCAACGTAGCATCACCTTTGTAGGAACCTAAAGTAGCTTCTGAATTCGCTTTGCATCTTACATGTAAAGCAGCCTGGGCCGGCTTCACATTTTCCTCCTTTCCAGCCCATGCCTTGAGAGTACTCTGCTGAAGAGCACGGCCAAAAGAGAATGTAAGTGACCATGGTGTTTTGCATTTGAGTTTGTTCATTGCATTCAAATTGATGGTGGCTTCCTCCTCGCTCTGTCCGCCGGAAAGGAACACAATAGCAGGAACAGCAGGAGGAACTGTCCGCTGTAAAGCCCTGACTGTGTACTCAGCCACCACCTCAGGTTTCACCTTTGCACTATCTGAGCCAGGGGTCACCATGTTTGGCTTCAAAAGTGTTCCTTCAAGCAGCACATGGTTATCATTTAGAGCTTTGTAGCAAGCTGCAAGAACACGCTCAGTCACATCAGCACAGCGATTAATATCGTGAGATCCATCGACTAAAATCTCCGGCTCGACGATAGGTACTAAGCCATTTTCCTGGCAGATAATGGCGTAACGTGCCAAGCCATTGGCATTCTCACTGATAGCAAGCTGAGATGGTTCAGTTGGACCAATTTTTAGCACAGCTCGCCATTTAGCAAATCGAGCACCAGCTTCATAATATTTCTGGCAGCGCTCAGCTAGGCCATCAAGACCAAGAGTTGAAGTTTCACCATTGGTTCCAGGAAGCTCAACAATGCCTTTATCAACTTTGATTCCTGGAAGAACTCCGCCTCCCTTGAGAATGTCAACAAAGAGCTTACCATCAGTTGTTTTCTGGTAAAGTGTTTCCTCAAAAAGGATCACACCACTGAGGAATTGAAGGACTCCAGGCGCACAAAAGAGGAGCTCGCGATAAGCTCGCCTATTGGACTCAACATTCTCAACATTGATGCTAGCTAAACGCTTGCCTATTGTGCCAGTTGATTCATCTGCTGCAAGGATTCCCTTTCCAGGGGTTCCAATGTAAGCAGCATTGGCA
This sequence is a window from Manihot esculenta cultivar AM560-2 chromosome 4, M.esculenta_v8, whole genome shotgun sequence. Protein-coding genes within it:
- the LOC110613616 gene encoding fructose-bisphosphate aldolase 8, cytosolic, which produces MSCFKGKYHDELIANAAYIGTPGKGILAADESTGTIGKRLASINVENVESNRRAYRELLFCAPGVLQFLSGVILFEETLYQKTTDGKLFVDILKGGGVLPGIKVDKGIVELPGTNGETSTLGLDGLAERCQKYYEAGARFAKWRAVLKIGPTEPSQLAISENANGLARYAIICQENGLVPIVEPEILVDGSHDINRCADVTERVLAACYKALNDNHVLLEGTLLKPNMVTPGSDSAKVKPEVVAEYTVRALQRTVPPAVPAIVFLSGGQSEEEATINLNAMNKLKCKTPWSLTFSFGRALQQSTLKAWAGKEENVKPAQAALHVRCKANSEATLGSYKGDATLGEGAAESLHVKDYKY
- the LOC110613967 gene encoding stress-response A/B barrel domain-containing protein At5g22580, with the translated sequence MGGYKHLVIFRFKAGAEVEEIMKGLEKLVSETDLVKSFEWGRDLDNPEILTQEFTHAISMTFDKKQDYDAFQNLPSHIDFSLTFSTAVQKIVVLCFPSVQVKPAVA